From one Trachemys scripta elegans isolate TJP31775 chromosome 14, CAS_Tse_1.0, whole genome shotgun sequence genomic stretch:
- the LOC117887562 gene encoding olfactory receptor 6N1-like, with translation MQLLEKGDAENQTDVTEFILLGFGDLRELQILLFLVFLVIYIVTMSGNILIIALVVTDQHLHTPMYFFLGNLSCLETCYTSALLPRMLASLLTGDRTISVGGCMTQFFFFCFLATAECYLLAAMSYDRYLAICKPLHYGTCMNGKLCLQLAAGCWIIGFLPCTITMCFMSQLIFCGPNEMDHFFCDFTPMLKLSCSDTSQMTLVLYIFSFPDAVSPFLLTLTSYVCIVSTILRIPSTTGRQRAFSTCSSHLIVVTLFYGTLMIVYMLPKSSNLRALNKVFSVCYTVLTPLANPLIYSLRNREVKEALRKAVRKCLALTKNSD, from the coding sequence ATGCAGCTCTTGGAGAAAGGAGATGCGGAAAATCAAACAGATGTCACCGAATTCATTCTCCTTGGGTTTGGGGATCTCCGTGAACTGCAGATCCTTCTCTTCTTGGTTTTCCTAGTGATCTACATTGTGACCATGTCAGGGAACATCCTTATCATTGCTCTAGTTGTGAcggatcagcaccttcacacccccatgtacttcttcctgggcaaCTTGTCCTGCCTGGAGACCTGCTACACTTCTGCCCTCCTGCCAaggatgctggccagtctcctgactggggacagaaccatttctgtGGGGGGTTGCATGacacagttttttttcttttgttttctagcAACTGCAGAGTGTTATCTCCTGGCAgcgatgtcttatgatcggtatttagccaTATGCAAACCACTGCACTATGGAACCTGTATGAATGGCAAGTTGTGCCTCCAGCTAGCAGCGGGGTGTTGGATAATTGGATTTCTACCTTGTACAATAACGATGTGTTTTATGTCACAATTAATTTTCTGTGGCCCCAATGAAATGGatcatttcttttgtgatttcaccCCAATGCTAAAGCTCTCCTGCAGCGACACCAGCCAGATGACGCTGGTTCTTTATATATTTTCCTTCCCAGATGCAGTTTCCCCATTTCTATTAACCTTGACATCCTATGTTTGTATAGTTAgcaccatcctgagaatcccttccaccacCGGGAGGCAAagggccttttccacctgctcctctcacctcatcgTGGTAACACTTTTCTATGGGACCCTAATGATTGTCTACATGCTACCAAAATCCAGCAACCTGAGAGCCCTGAACAAAGTGTTCTCTGTCTGCTACACAGTCCTGACTCCCCTGGCcaatcccctcatctacagcctgagaaacagagaggtcaaggaggCCCTGAGAAAAGCTGTCAGGAAATGTCTGGCCCTCACAAAGAATTCAGACTAG